From a single Pseudorasbora parva isolate DD20220531a chromosome 15, ASM2467924v1, whole genome shotgun sequence genomic region:
- the LOC137041039 gene encoding sterile alpha motif domain-containing protein 3-like translates to MDISNVRLWTVSDVCCWLTRNDLSALAPSFEEHQIDGDTLLALNDRMVEQLVPIIKQRIQFNRMMDKLNMGKNNDLVLTSGGNGSSSNIDHETNAGQTWPTIFKLPDFPALLKQKMENNMAELHQPTFRSKWRSQIVQVLFDYICTITWYPTQQQYKEVCTALTEMYPNLRDQTGIGYESWHGMLRNKFKKERKPLVDLNLINVPGQYMRKGRKRSLDENENDTASIADMTTEDEFSIRQHISKMNTECEKKKPNISMLQDKMKRTERDRDVYIKEKSTQEVLIKYPALRLPAIIFSEMKTKYNTDVDRRILTGFGTTAEKIVTEAQRRGVAKDLLAMYNTAHQSHAEEAHKA, encoded by the exons AT GGACATCTCTAATGTGAGGCTGTGGACAGTTTCTGATGTCTGTTGCTGGCTGACAAGAAATGACCTCTCTGCACTTGCCCCATCTTTTGAAG AACACCAAATAGATGGAGATACATTATTGGCACTGAACGACAGGATGGTGGAGCAATTGGTGCcaataataaaacaaagaatTCAATTTAATCGAATGATGGATAAGCTGAATATGGGCAAGAATAATGA CTTAGTACTCACTTCAGGTGGAAATGGGTCATCATCTAATATAGATCATGAGACAAATGCAGGACAAACATGGCCAACAATTTTCAAATTACCAGATTTCCCAGCTCTGCTAAAACAAAAAATGGAAAACAACATGGCTGAATTGCACCAGCCAACATTCCGTTCTAAATGGAGGTCACAGATTGTGCAGGTGCTGTTCGACTACATATGCACCATAACTtg GTATCCTACACAGCAGCAGTATAAAGAAGTGTGTACTGCACTCACTGAGATGTATCCAAACTTGAGAGACCAAACCGGCATTGGATAT GAATCTTGGCATGGAATGTTGAGAAACAAATTCAAGAAGGAACGGAAACCTCTTGTAGATCTGAATTTAATTAATGTGCCAGGACAATACATGagaaaaggaagaaaaagaagtctggatgaaaatgaaaatgatacTGCTTCAATTGCTGAT aTGACTACAGAGGATGAATTTAGTATTAGACAGCACATTAGCAAGATGAACACAGAATGTGAGAAAAAGAAACCTAACATCTCCATGCTCCAGGATAAAATGAAGAGAACCGAGAGGGATAGAGATGTCTACATAAAAGAGAAATCCACTCAGGAAGTACTAATTAAGTACCCTGCCTTACGCTTACCGGCAATT attttttcagaaatgaaaacaaaatacaatacTGATGTGGACAGAAGAATTTTGACTGGATTTGGGACCACTGCAGAAAAAATTGTGACTGAGGCACAAAGAAGAGGTGTGGCTAAGGATCTACTGGCTATGTACAACACTGCACATCAATCACATGCTGAAGAGGCACACAAAG CATAA